One window of Entelurus aequoreus isolate RoL-2023_Sb linkage group LG06, RoL_Eaeq_v1.1, whole genome shotgun sequence genomic DNA carries:
- the LOC133652003 gene encoding mpv17-like protein: MRRAVLREAAKRFPWLANVTLYGCLFAGGDLAHQLMAPKDRLDWRRTGNVAAVATAFHGNFNYFWMRALERRFPGKSAAMLFRKLLLDQSFASPLATSVFYTGVSFLEGKEDVFEDWREKFFNTWKTGLMYWPFMQFLNFALMPLHMRTAFMGCCAFLWATFLCFSRQDGDGTAAVALAFVMDPRKTLEDMRQARLARNRERSQREN, from the exons ATGAGGAGGGCCGTGTTACGGGAGGCCGCCAAGCGCTTCCCCTGGCTGGCCAACGTGACCTTGTACGGCTGCCTGTTCGCCGGCGGGGACCTGGCGCACCAGCTGATGGCGCCCAAGGATCGCCTGGACTGGAGGCGCACCGGCAACGTGGCCGCCGTGGCCACCGCCTTCCACGGGAACTTCAACTACTTCTGGATGCGGGCTTTGGAGCGACGCTTCCCCGGGAAGTCTGCCGCCATGTTGTTCCGCAAACTGCTGCTGGACCAAAGCTTTGCGTCGCCTTTGGCCACCAGTGTCTTCTACACGG GGGTCAGCTTCCTGGAGGGCAAAGAGGACGTCTTTGAGGACTGGAGGGAGAAGTTCTTCAACACGTGGAAG ACTGGACTCATGTACTGGCCTTTcatgcag TTCCTGAACTTTGCGCTGATGCCGCTGCACATGCGGACGGCCTTCATGGGCTGCTGCGCCTTCCTCTGGGCCACCTTCTTGTGCTTCTCCCGCCAGGACGGCGACGGCACGGCCGCCGTGGCCCTGGCCTTCGTCATGGACCCCCGCAAGACTCTAGAGGACATGCGCCAGGCCCGCTTGGCCCGCAACAGGGAACGCTCGCAGAGGGAGAACTAG